In Flavobacterium gelatinilyticum, a genomic segment contains:
- a CDS encoding hybrid sensor histidine kinase/response regulator transcription factor, with amino-acid sequence MKHFVLKLLLLLGFSSLGYSQDYPVKFLDISDGLSNNSIITIYQDNEGYMWFGTYDGLNRYDGYNFKVFRNRINDKKSLLFNTVYNIEGDSRNNIWVGGTNGICIYSKSKASFHTVEYTILEQKPQLLKDIIHQMRSVSDNLVLVASQKLGLLAFENGSFTGKHIPLKALGNRIRVTNYDAIAIQENKEKSACWVYVRNVGVCSYNYKNKDLEVVFPLTIGVKAMKLALDGNLLLGTDEGLFQLNTKTGSLSENYFLNKCSVTDILVDKKGKTWLGTDGCGIFYINKDTKKVLSYGEQLAKSNSVWSLYEDKSGNKWFGSLRGGISMLSDTPKYFKSVKYNAKDPADNFILSFCEDEKKNLWVGTDGAGLKYWDRKNNTYINYSNSLSSNFITGITRDDNNDIWISTWAGGINRINKKNNSITRYLCYNTNTKQTEKNIWFVFKDSKSNIWASATNEGTLYLFDRNKDHFDLFDKSIDNLQCMTETSDGKLWAGNYTTLLSIERETKKITKTVIGNPVRCIYEDKDKNLWVGTQEGGLLLFNRNNKTFKRLTIDEGLPSNTILRLLEDNEGNLWMSTYNGICRYDKKSKTFRNFSVNDGLQSNQFSFNAGIKLSSGEFLFGGINGFNIFFPEAIKGFNQKNNVLLTDFYVNNQLIEESKAEIDTDSDKIKDVSLEYDQTTLSLEFVALDYNNADKINYAYFLDGWDEQWNYVGQARKANYSRLPEGKYTFKVKTTNFKGGWNKEVSLVSIEVLPPWYRTWWAYSLYILAVAGLLFVYLDYQKNKEKLKYKVKIAELESKKEKEIAEKQSSMFTYISHEFRTPLSLIINPLKKAVQKENTENGSSGSDLAIAHRNARRLLSLVDQLLLLRKAENDADSLRLSPINVNNLSNEVYQCFVNQAKDKSISYNFTVPDHEITIIGDYEKVEISLFNLMSNAFKYTPIGGEINLTVTENENEVFLEITDSGDGIDKKDIEVIFEKFKQINSKVSVGTGFGIGLYIVKYFVDKHKGSVTCSSETGKGSRFKLAFLKGNSHFEDIEITNEKPQRSQLFDELVPEEIDEPVTTVPLISESDFQQTMLTDKRTVLIIDDNAEIRAYLIRLFSENYVVYSAENGEEGLKMTKKHMPDLVISDITMEEMDGLELCRKIKEDNALSHIPVILLTASKNPETHLQGINEGADDYITKPFDDDILTARVESLLRNRHNLRTYFLDSITLKENTQKVPVEYQEMLKKCIEIVEANIHKRDFTIKNFALEMGMSHRTLYTKIKIISGQTLNAFIRSVRIRRAAMLMLTEDMNITQASTEVGFEDQKYFRQQFVKLFGMTPSEYIKKYKSSFNSDLNIIK; translated from the coding sequence TTGAAGCATTTTGTTCTAAAACTGCTGCTGCTGTTAGGTTTTTCCTCGTTAGGATATTCACAGGATTATCCCGTTAAATTTCTTGATATATCAGACGGCTTGTCTAATAATTCCATCATCACCATCTATCAGGATAACGAAGGGTATATGTGGTTTGGAACCTACGATGGCTTAAACCGATACGATGGCTACAACTTTAAAGTATTCAGAAACAGGATCAACGATAAAAAATCACTGCTATTTAATACGGTTTACAATATAGAAGGGGACTCCAGAAATAATATCTGGGTAGGAGGAACTAACGGAATCTGCATTTACAGCAAATCAAAAGCCTCATTTCACACGGTAGAGTATACGATTCTGGAACAAAAGCCTCAATTACTGAAAGATATAATTCATCAGATGCGTTCGGTATCAGACAATCTGGTATTGGTTGCCTCTCAAAAATTGGGACTGCTGGCTTTCGAAAACGGTTCTTTTACAGGAAAACATATTCCGTTAAAAGCATTAGGAAACCGAATCAGAGTGACCAATTATGATGCCATAGCCATTCAGGAAAACAAAGAAAAATCAGCCTGCTGGGTGTATGTCAGAAACGTTGGCGTATGCAGTTACAACTATAAAAACAAAGATTTAGAAGTCGTATTTCCGCTTACAATTGGGGTAAAAGCCATGAAACTTGCGCTAGATGGAAACCTTTTATTAGGAACAGACGAAGGTCTTTTCCAGCTGAATACCAAAACCGGATCATTGTCGGAAAACTACTTTTTAAACAAATGCAGTGTAACGGATATTCTGGTAGATAAAAAAGGAAAAACCTGGCTTGGAACAGATGGATGCGGTATTTTTTATATTAACAAAGACACAAAAAAAGTACTTTCCTATGGCGAACAGCTGGCAAAAAGTAATTCAGTCTGGAGCTTGTACGAAGACAAATCAGGAAACAAATGGTTTGGTTCACTACGAGGCGGTATCAGTATGCTCAGCGATACGCCCAAGTATTTTAAAAGTGTAAAATACAATGCCAAAGACCCGGCAGATAACTTTATTTTATCGTTCTGCGAAGACGAAAAAAAGAACCTCTGGGTAGGTACAGACGGTGCAGGACTGAAATATTGGGACAGAAAAAACAATACCTATATCAATTATTCCAATTCCCTTTCTAGTAATTTTATAACCGGAATAACCCGAGATGACAATAACGATATCTGGATTTCTACCTGGGCAGGAGGCATAAACCGAATCAACAAAAAAAACAATAGTATAACCCGATATTTGTGTTACAATACCAATACAAAACAAACCGAAAAAAACATCTGGTTTGTTTTTAAAGACTCTAAATCAAATATCTGGGCAAGTGCAACCAATGAGGGGACACTTTATCTTTTTGACAGAAACAAAGACCATTTTGACCTTTTTGATAAGAGCATTGATAATCTGCAGTGTATGACTGAAACTTCAGACGGAAAGTTGTGGGCAGGAAATTACACAACGCTTTTATCCATAGAAAGAGAAACCAAAAAAATCACTAAAACGGTTATAGGAAATCCGGTTAGATGTATTTATGAAGATAAAGACAAAAACCTCTGGGTAGGAACTCAGGAAGGAGGACTGCTTTTGTTTAACCGAAATAATAAAACCTTTAAAAGACTTACCATAGATGAAGGGCTTCCGTCGAATACTATTTTAAGACTGCTTGAAGACAACGAAGGTAATCTATGGATGAGCACTTACAACGGAATCTGCCGTTACGATAAAAAAAGCAAAACTTTTAGGAATTTTTCTGTAAACGACGGACTTCAGAGCAACCAGTTCAGTTTCAATGCCGGAATTAAACTCTCATCCGGAGAATTTCTTTTTGGCGGTATAAACGGTTTCAATATCTTTTTTCCAGAAGCTATAAAAGGTTTCAATCAGAAAAATAATGTATTGCTGACAGATTTTTATGTAAACAATCAGCTTATTGAAGAAAGTAAAGCCGAGATTGATACCGATTCTGATAAAATAAAAGACGTTAGTCTCGAATACGACCAAACCACATTATCATTAGAATTTGTTGCTTTGGATTACAATAATGCCGATAAAATCAATTATGCTTATTTTCTGGACGGCTGGGACGAACAATGGAATTATGTGGGTCAGGCCCGAAAAGCAAATTATTCAAGACTTCCGGAAGGAAAATATACCTTTAAGGTTAAAACAACCAATTTTAAAGGCGGGTGGAATAAAGAAGTCAGTTTGGTTTCTATAGAAGTTTTACCGCCTTGGTACAGAACATGGTGGGCTTATTCTCTTTATATACTGGCCGTTGCGGGACTTTTGTTTGTGTATCTGGATTATCAGAAAAATAAAGAAAAACTAAAATACAAGGTAAAAATAGCCGAACTGGAAAGTAAAAAAGAAAAAGAGATAGCCGAAAAACAATCGTCTATGTTTACTTATATCTCACATGAATTTAGAACACCGCTTTCGCTGATTATTAATCCGTTAAAAAAAGCCGTGCAAAAAGAAAATACCGAAAACGGCTCATCGGGCAGTGATCTGGCTATTGCACATCGTAATGCCAGAAGGCTTTTGAGTCTGGTAGATCAGCTGCTTTTATTAAGAAAAGCAGAAAACGATGCCGATTCGCTTCGTTTATCACCCATAAATGTAAATAATCTCAGTAATGAAGTATACCAATGTTTTGTAAATCAGGCCAAAGATAAAAGCATCAGTTATAATTTTACAGTTCCGGATCATGAAATTACCATTATAGGAGATTATGAAAAAGTTGAAATTTCATTATTCAATTTAATGTCCAATGCCTTTAAATATACACCAATAGGAGGCGAAATCAATCTTACTGTAACCGAAAATGAAAATGAAGTTTTTCTTGAAATTACAGACAGCGGCGACGGAATTGACAAAAAAGATATTGAGGTTATTTTTGAAAAATTCAAGCAGATAAATTCGAAAGTCTCTGTAGGGACCGGTTTTGGCATAGGACTTTATATTGTAAAATATTTTGTCGATAAGCACAAAGGATCTGTAACCTGCAGCAGTGAAACAGGAAAAGGAAGTCGTTTTAAGCTGGCTTTCTTAAAAGGAAACAGCCATTTTGAAGATATCGAAATTACAAACGAGAAACCGCAGAGAAGCCAGTTGTTCGACGAATTGGTCCCTGAAGAAATTGATGAACCTGTAACAACAGTTCCATTAATTTCTGAAAGCGATTTTCAGCAGACTATGTTAACAGATAAAAGAACTGTTTTAATTATCGATGATAATGCCGAAATAAGAGCTTATTTGATCAGACTTTTTTCGGAAAACTATGTGGTTTACAGTGCCGAAAATGGAGAAGAAGGTCTGAAAATGACTAAAAAACACATGCCGGATCTGGTAATAAGTGATATTACTATGGAAGAAATGGATGGTCTGGAATTATGCCGAAAAATTAAAGAAGACAATGCTTTATCGCATATTCCGGTGATTTTATTAACGGCATCAAAAAATCCGGAGACACATTTACAGGGAATCAATGAGGGAGCAGACGATTATATCACCAAACCTTTTGATGATGATATCCTTACTGCACGTGTTGAATCGTTATTGCGCAACAGACACAATCTGCGAACGTATTTCTTAGACAGCATTACTTTAAAAGAAAACACACAGAAGGTTCCTGTAGAATATCAGGAAATGCTGAAAAAATGTATCGAAATTGTCGAAGCCAACATTCACAAAAGAGATTTTACGATAAAAAACTTTGCGCTCGAAATGGGAATGAGTCATAGAACACTTTATACGAAGATCAAAATTATTTCCGGACAAACCCTGAACGCTTTTATTCGTTCTGTCCGTATCAGGAGAGCTGCAATGTTGATGCTTACCGAAGACATGAACATTACCCAGGCAAGTACCGAAGTTGGATTTGAAGACCAGAAATATTTCAGACAGCAGTTCGTAAAACTTTTTGGGATGACGCCGTCAGAATACATCAAAAAATATAAAAGCTCCTTCAATTCTGACTTAAATATCATCAAATAG